Genomic DNA from Oncorhynchus clarkii lewisi isolate Uvic-CL-2024 chromosome 28, UVic_Ocla_1.0, whole genome shotgun sequence:
gtatgaaaataccctcaaataaaaggttacattctgtactgtcgcctcatgaaaaacatttgatctcaaatccaaaatccTGGAGTATAAAGCCAAATTAAAAGTTGTAGCTTCACTGTGCAAATAAATACATAGGGAGTGTATCAGTAGAGGTATTAGATACAAAAACAAAGCACATCAGATAGTGTAGAAGATAGCGAGAAGTGTTGATTGATCTACATTTTCACATTGAAAGTGTTTTCCGAAGCATAATGCAATTATGTTCCTATTTGTTCCATCTGTTCTGAGACTACATTAAACTTGTGCGTGGATCCCCAGGGTATGCAGGTGCCACGTATTGAGACACTGGACTCTCTCctatgtgtgttctctgatgtgaCTTCATGCTGGAGCGCTGAGTGAAGCATTTCCCACACTGTGTGCACTTGTAGGGCTTCTCTCCGCTATGGACCACAGCATGTCTGATCAGGTTGCATTGCTTGGTGAAACTCCTGCCACACTGTTCGCACGTGTACGGTTTCTCTCCGGTGTGACTTCGGAGGTGTTCTTTTAGCTGCCAGAAACGTGGGAAGCTCTTCCCACAGAAGGTGCAGCTGAAACGCCTCTCGGTGGTGCTGCCAGAACTCCACTGAGTCCTCATTCTCTTCACCATGTTAAAACTACTGCGACTCAGGCTATATCCTGAGAAGGTGGAGGCCATGTTTGACCCTGTCATGCACTCACTCAATCTCACTGTTGCTTCTGAAGCCCTGTATTGATGCTGCCTTGGCTGTAGAGCTAAACTATTTCCATCATTACTTGAGTTCAGCATCTCACTGCTCTGTCCCTCTGGCATCTGTTGTCTAGTCTCATCAGCCAATGTCCTGACATGTCTTGTCATGTGTTTTGCTGCACTGAACATGTTagcatgtggtttccatatagAAGAGTGAAGCGATGGCCCTACTTCACCTGTCATAGTAGGAAAAGATGGCAGCCCACTATGAGATGGGAAAATTGAGATATTCTGAGAGTACTCTTCTGTGGAATGAAATGAGAAATCTGGGTGGCAGACAGGGTCACTGTCTCCGCCTGGATCCACAGAGGTCCACAGCTGCCCATCAGACTCATCCATAACAAACTGGTCAGGTCCTGCCAGGGCCGTGGTCTGATCTaactcctcctctttctcatccTTCACCATCACTAGGTCTAGTGAGTCGTCGTCCTCGTCTGGCCGGTGCTGCTCTGTACTGAACACCTCTGTAGATGCGAGCCGGGGTGTTCCTGGTTCCTCTGGACGATCAGAATTGGTGTAATGTTCCACTGAGTCTCTGGGAGATATATTGGGTTGTGTGATGAAGTCCTCACCACAGTGCCGTTGCTCAAAGGATGGTGGTTTCCCAGGCTTGGAACCAGATTCTAAAGATATGGAGATCAACATAAAATAAACATTACAAAAGACCCTTAACAGTTGCAAAACATGACTGCTTTTGAACTGACTGTGTCCGTGCGCTAAATATGCCAGAACATAAAACACCAATGTAATTTGGAACGTGTATACCACTACACCCTCACAGTCTTccatagacagacagagcagtACCCCTTATGGTCACACCCACCCTCTCCAGTGATCCTGAGCTCTTCCTGAGGGTCAGTCTTCCACacgtcctctgctgtctcctcatCTTTGATCAGTATGGGTTCAGTCTCCACTCTCTGCTCCACATCAGTAGGCTGTAACAGGGAAAGAGGTTATTACTCAGGACACACACCATATCTTACCCGTTTCATGCTCATGAATCACACAAAAGCAGTAAATTCTCCTGATAATCCAATAACATAATTGATCCAAGATGTCAGGTCTCTGTAATTGTAAAAGGTGATGTATCACACATGGGGTTGAGAGTCCCCTTCAACAGACATCTCGCTGTCTCTCCACTGTGAGCTACTCCTCTGCTTGTTCAAAACAATCTTGACTGGATATGGAGATCTCTCTGATGCCATGGGGTAAAAACCTAGAAAATaattgtatttggtcaaatatTAAGGCTATTCGCACATTTGGATTTTGCATATTCAATCAATTTACCATGAATAATAACACAACTACCCTTTCGTCTGCGTGTCTTCTTCAGCTCGCTCTCCATAATTTGACACTTTCTTTTCAGTACATCAATATCTTGCTGGCTTTGGGTCATTTCCAAACGTATAACAGCACAGCTATCATCTACAC
This window encodes:
- the LOC139387336 gene encoding zinc finger protein 572-like encodes the protein MASCNFQEQFVSIMEVLAKAAVAEINKRVDDSCAVIRLEMTQSQQDIDVLKRKCQIMESELKKTRRRKGFYPMASERSPYPVKIVLNKQRSSSQWRDSEMSVEGDSQPHPTDVEQRVETEPILIKDEETAEDVWKTDPQEELRITGEESGSKPGKPPSFEQRHCGEDFITQPNISPRDSVEHYTNSDRPEEPGTPRLASTEVFSTEQHRPDEDDDSLDLVMVKDEKEEELDQTTALAGPDQFVMDESDGQLWTSVDPGGDSDPVCHPDFSFHSTEEYSQNISIFPSHSGLPSFPTMTGEVGPSLHSSIWKPHANMFSAAKHMTRHVRTLADETRQQMPEGQSSEMLNSSNDGNSLALQPRQHQYRASEATVRLSECMTGSNMASTFSGYSLSRSSFNMVKRMRTQWSSGSTTERRFSCTFCGKSFPRFWQLKEHLRSHTGEKPYTCEQCGRSFTKQCNLIRHAVVHSGEKPYKCTQCGKCFTQRSSMKSHQRTHIGESPVSQYVAPAYPGDPRTSLM